One part of the Magallana gigas chromosome 5, xbMagGiga1.1, whole genome shotgun sequence genome encodes these proteins:
- the LOC105326938 gene encoding buccalin, producing MWSTNYATTVFGFFCFVQVFVLTVSQHISSHNDDYTKHLENIKFLNKEAEISPKQPADDDVDFGNSDTADDLSDLTEEEKRALDRYSFSGSLGKRGLDRYSFYGGLGKRALDRYGFFGGLGKRALDQYGFAGSLGKRALDRYSFMGGLGKRKLDQYGFAGRLGKRALDRYGFVGTLGKRKLDQYSFMGNLGKRRLDSHRYFGSLGKRALDRYGFFGGLGKRADTLGNSQENIQGADKDEKFEQKRLYPYWYYRQGGSPIYTQTRGIDRFSFAARLGRR from the coding sequence ATGTGGTCTACGAACTATGCTACAACAGTGTTTGGTTTCTTCTGTTTTGTTCAGGTTTTTGTGTTGACCGTTTCACAACATATCTCATCACACAATGACGACTATACGAAAcatttagaaaatatcaaattctTAAACAAAGAAGCAGAAATTTCACCTAAACAACCTGCAGATGACGACGTTGATTTCGGAAACAGTGATACAGCAGATGACTTAAGCGACCTCACAGAAGAGGAAAAGCGTGCACTAGACCGATACTCATTCTCTGGTAGTTTGGGAAAACGAGGACTGGATAGGTATAGTTTTTATGGCGGACTTGGGAAACGAGCTTTGGATAGATACGGATTTTTCGGTGGACTTGGAAAGCGAGCGCTCGACCAATACGGGTTTGCGGGGTCTCTTGGAAAAAGAGCTTTAGATAGATATTCGTTCATGGGAGGATTAGGAAAAAGGAAGTTAGATCAGTATGGATTTGCGGGCAGGCTAGGAAAACGGGCATTAGACCGCTATGGGTTTGTAGGAACACTTGGGAAACGAAAGCTTGACCAGTATAGCTTTATGGGAAATCTTGGGAAACGTCGTCTGGACTCTCATCGATATTTTGGAAGTCTCGGAAAACGAGCACTCGATCGTTACGGATTTTTTGGTGGACTTGGAAAACGGGCGGATACGCTTGGAAACTCACAGGAAAACATTCAAGGAGCTGACAAGGATGAAAAATTCGAGCAAAAACGGTTATATCCCTATTGGTACTATAGGCAAGGTGGTAGCCCGATATACACCCAAACCAGAGGAATAGATAGGTTCTCTTTCGCAGCAAGACTCGGACGAAGATAA